The proteins below come from a single Mus musculus strain C57BL/6J chromosome 5, GRCm38.p6 C57BL/6J genomic window:
- the Gm42134 gene encoding uncharacterized protein Gm42134 isoform X1 encodes MSRSRVAGLASSSAPPPRSRAGSPPERHQRASARGRRQGVRTGAGGDAAPLPGAPFHALAPGGGGAARPSLAPRDRATRPAPPSRRRAPAARSRAAGPAPLAPPRCTAVPEAPPRAMTSMLGPCPGSLGRWGHGKVRERPRTRDEPGTEERGGEPGRRREVLLGAGMSGGVQLTPPRDSALLDTPQRGGASQASPSRNLLGRTDPLALRSSQCLTSLVPGDELANSFNIVPRKLRSQCSNPRGANYLHGL; translated from the exons ATGTCCCGCTCCCGCGTCGCTGGGCTGGCGTCGTCTAGCGCCCCGCCACCGCGGAGCCGCGCCGGGTCACCCCCAGAACGGCATCAACGAGCGAGCGCTCGAGGCCGCCGGCAGGGTGTGCGGACCGGCGCGGGCGGGGACGCGGCGCCGTTGCCAGGTGCGCCGTTCCACGCACTGGCCCCAGGGGGCGGAGGAGCAGCACGGCCCTCCCTCGCGCCTCGCGACCGCGCCACCCGGCCCGCCCCACCTTCCCGCCGCCGAGCTCCCGCAGCGCGGTCACGCGCCGCAGGCCCCGCCCCGCTCGCCCCTCCGCGCTGCACTGCGGTGCCCGAGGCCCCGCCCCGGGCGATGACGTCAATGCTCGGGCCCTGCCCCGGCTCCCTGGGCAGGTGGGGGCACGGAAAGGTACGCGAACGGCCGAGGACGAGGGACGAGCCAGGGACGGAGGAACGCGGGGGCGAGCCTGGGCGCCGCCGGGAAGTCCTCCTTGGCGCAGGGATGTCAGGCGGAGTTCAACTGACTCCTCCAAGGGACTCGGCCCTGCTTGACACGCCGCAGCGTGGCGGAGCGTCGCAGGCGTCCCCAAGCAGAAACTTGCTGGGCAGGACAGACCCGTTGGCTCTGCGTTCCAGCCAGTGCTTAACCTCCCTGGTGCCTGGGGATGAGTTGGCCAACAGTTTCAATATCGTACCCAG GAAGTTGAGGAGCCAGTGTTCTAACCCCCGTGGTGCCAATTATCTCCATGGCCTCTAG
- the Gm42134 gene encoding uncharacterized protein Gm42134 isoform X2 translates to MSRSRVAGLASSSAPPPRSRAGSPPERHQRASARGRRQGVRTGAGGDAAPLPGAPFHALAPGGGGAARPSLAPRDRATRPAPPSRRRAPAARSRAAGPAPLAPPRCTAVPEAPPRAMTSMLGPCPGSLGRWGHGKEVEEPVF, encoded by the exons ATGTCCCGCTCCCGCGTCGCTGGGCTGGCGTCGTCTAGCGCCCCGCCACCGCGGAGCCGCGCCGGGTCACCCCCAGAACGGCATCAACGAGCGAGCGCTCGAGGCCGCCGGCAGGGTGTGCGGACCGGCGCGGGCGGGGACGCGGCGCCGTTGCCAGGTGCGCCGTTCCACGCACTGGCCCCAGGGGGCGGAGGAGCAGCACGGCCCTCCCTCGCGCCTCGCGACCGCGCCACCCGGCCCGCCCCACCTTCCCGCCGCCGAGCTCCCGCAGCGCGGTCACGCGCCGCAGGCCCCGCCCCGCTCGCCCCTCCGCGCTGCACTGCGGTGCCCGAGGCCCCGCCCCGGGCGATGACGTCAATGCTCGGGCCCTGCCCCGGCTCCCTGGGCAGGTGGGGGCACGGAAAG GAAGTTGAGGAGCCAGTGTTCTAA